The Triticum aestivum cultivar Chinese Spring chromosome 7B, IWGSC CS RefSeq v2.1, whole genome shotgun sequence genome window below encodes:
- the LOC123160070 gene encoding uncharacterized protein, with product MAPTLTELPCGLLTEILLRLPAPEDLARASAACPTFRRVATDGAFLRRFRRLHAPRLLAFLDLDGFQPALPPHPSAPAARALARAADFSFSFLPSHCRWVPMDVRDGRVLLGRDHGQDARPPICRELAVCDPLHRRYVLLPPVPDALVASAERPPPVRRRPFDEPLLLPLGENDEGTAFTVISMVHCETKLAPFVFSSTTGQWRAAAPMLWSAMPVPPMDHTYLRRHHAYGCFYWESTLIKRRELLVLNIQSMEFSIAELPSSSWGTLGVAIVEAGEGRLGLFGIRDGTAGGKPDLCYTVRHNKGKNSGQWQMVKTFSLGSEGLNYIKAATETYVLLICSEAPRFVGLSMEMPELEYISVDVKKLQLERVCLKPFGNSLSRTRIYAHFPPSLSSPTI from the coding sequence ATGGCCCCGACGCTGACGGAGCTCCCGTGCGGCCTCCTCACCGAGATCCTTCTCCGGCTGCCCGCGCCGGAGGACCTCGCGCGCGCCTCGGCCGCCTGCCCGACCTTCCGCCGCGTCGCCACCGACGGCGCCTTCCTGCGCCGCTTCCGCCGCCTCCACGCCCCGCGGCTCCTCGCCTTCCTCGACCTCGACGGCTTCCAGCCCGCGCTCCCGCCCCACCCCTCCGCGCCCGCCGCCCGCGCGCTCGCCCGCGCCGCcgacttctccttctccttcctcccctcccACTGCCGCTGGGTCCCCATGGACGTCCGCGACGGCCGCGTCCTCCTCGGCCGCGACCACGGGCAGGACGCGCGGCCCCCGATCTGCAGGGAGCTGGCGGTGTGCGACCCCCTGCACCGCCGCTACGTCCTGCTGCCCCCGGTGCCCGACGCCCTCGTCGCCTCCGCGGAGCGCCCGCCGCCCGTGCGACGCAGGCCCTTCGACGAGCCTCTCCTCCTTCCCCTCGGCGAGAACGATGAAGGGACGGCATTCACGGTGATCTCTATGGTGCATTGCGAGACTAAGCTGGCCCCCTTCGTATTCTCTTCGACCACCGGGCAGTGGCGGGCCGCGGCACCCATGCTTTGGTCGGCCATGCCAGTGCCGCCGATGGACCATACTTATCTCAGGCGGCATCACGCCTATGGCTGCTTCTACTGGGAATCCACCCTGATCAAGAGGAGAGAGTTGCTTGTGCTCAACATCCAGAGCATGGAGTTCTCCATTGCTGAGCTCCCATCCTCTAGTTGGGGCACTCTAGGGGTGGCCATTGTGGAGGCCGGGGAGGGCAGGCTTGGGCTGTTTGGTATCCGTGATGGAACTGCAGGTGGCAAACCTGACCTCTGCTATACAGTTAGGCATAACAAAGGCAAAAATTCAGGCCAGTGGCAGATGGTGAAGACATTCTCTCTAGGTTCTGAGGGCCTGAATTATATCAAAGCCGCAACAGAGACGTATGTGCTCCTGATATGTTCTGAGGCCCCTCGGTTTGTCGGCTTGTCTATGGAGATGCCAGAGTTGGAGTATATCTCGGTGGACGTCAAGAAGTTGCAGCTTGAGAGGGTCTGTCTGAAGCCTTTTGGGAATTCCTTGTCCAGGACGCGCATATATGCCCACTTCCCGCCGTCGCTGTCCTCGCCGACAATATGA